From Cheilinus undulatus linkage group 18, ASM1832078v1, whole genome shotgun sequence, the proteins below share one genomic window:
- the LOC121526735 gene encoding dr1-associated corepressor → MPGQKRRYNVRFPPGRIKKIMQKDAEVGRIAMAVPVIISRALEMFLKCLLTKTCLITQSKLSTVVSVAHMKQCIESEKLFHFLKDLAEQATTTAGQKDNRAINMWPLYRTRRHEITVKKSPERVEKVPRQSLDSLDNESSSSESELYICL, encoded by the exons atgcCCGGACAGAAGAGAAGATATAATGTGCGGTTTCCTCCT GGTCGCATCAAGAAGATCATGCAGAAGGATGCAGAGGTGGGGAGGATTGCGATGGCGGTTCCTGTGATCATCT CCCGGGCGCTGGAAATGTTCCTGAAGTGTCTGCTGACCAAAACTTGCCTGATAACTCAGTCAAAGCTCAGCACTGTGGTATCAGTGGCTCATAT GAAACAGTGTATTGAGTCAGAAAAGCTCTTCCACTTCCTCAAAGACCTGGCTGAGCAAGCAACCACTACGGCAGGCCAGAAGGACAACAGAGCCATAAATATGTGGCCATTATACAG GACCAGACGGCATGaaataactgttaaaaaatcCCCTGAAAGGGTAGAAAAGGTGCCAAGACAGAGTCTTGACTCCCTGGACAACGAGTCCAGCTCCAGT GAGTCTGAGCTCTACATCTGCCTTTGA